The nucleotide window GGAGCCGAACTGGAGGTGGAACGTCTCGCCGTTCTCGGCCCGGTCGCCCTCGTGCACGTTGCCGGCCTTCACCATGTCCCTGGTGAACTGGAGGACCTGCTTGACGCCGTCGCCGGTGAGCGGCTCGTCGCCCGGGCCGGTGGCCTCGATCTTCGCCCCGGAGGCCCACATCAGCGGCCCGACGGTGAAGATGTTGCAGCCGGCGCAGTTGCCGGGCAGGTAGTAGCCCTTGACGTCGCCGCCGAGCGCGGTGATCTTGTCGGCGTACGCCCGCATCTCGGCGAGGCTGACCGGCGGCTTGGCCGGGTCGAGCCCGGCACGCTTGAAGAGGTCCTGGTTGTAGAACAGGGCCGAGACGTCGGCGTAGAGCGGCACGCCGTAGAGTCGGTCCTCCCAGGTCGCCACGGTCATGTGGCCCTTGCTCGCGGTCTTGAGCTCCGGCCAGTCGCGGGTCCGGTCCGTGAGGTCGACGAGCTGCTGCGCCTTCTCGAACTGCGGCGCGTAGATGAGGTCCATGCCCATCAGGTCGGGCACCTCGCCGGACGCGATGCCCTGGGCGATCTTTCCGACCATCTCGGTGTGCGGGATGTAGGTGAGGTTGATCTTGCAGGTGGGGTTCTTCGTGTTCCACGCCTCGACCAGCAGGTCCACCATCTGCTTGTTGCCGCCCGAGCGCTCCCACATGGTGAGGTCGCCGGTGCCG belongs to Amorphoplanes digitatis and includes:
- a CDS encoding ABC transporter substrate-binding protein; amino-acid sequence: MSTRSRRAAAIATATLLLFAGACSSGDDEAAEEPVVPATTSCAGTGDLTMWERSGGNKQMVDLLVEAWNTKNPTCKINLTYIPHTEMVGKIAQGIASGEVPDLMGMDLIYAPQFEKAQQLVDLTDRTRDWPELKTASKGHMTVATWEDRLYGVPLYADVSALFYNQDLFKRAGLDPAKPPVSLAEMRAYADKITALGGDVKGYYLPGNCAGCNIFTVGPLMWASGAKIEATGPGDEPLTGDGVKQVLQFTRDMVKAGNVHEGDRAENGETFHLQFGSGKVGMMGTGNFNITLARQQNPKMKFGIALLPGAAPNSSASFIGGDLVVVPKGSKRVADAVNFMKFLLSDEVQVEVYAKALNLTTREDMVKNKYFEAEPLVQDVAQALTVGRTPYTTTFFEQINSPQGPWLQMLQRAYYTDDNLDTVIADAKKSMKDIASQG